One region of Solea senegalensis isolate Sse05_10M linkage group LG14, IFAPA_SoseM_1, whole genome shotgun sequence genomic DNA includes:
- the LOC122780537 gene encoding ubiquitin-conjugating enzyme E2 R2-like → MAQHGHHVASSQKALMLEMKSLQDEPVEGFKITLVDESDMYNWEVAIFGPPNTHYEGGYFKARIKFPVDYPYSPPAFRFLTKMWHPNIYENGDVCISILHPPVDDPQSGELPSERWNPTQNVRTILLSVISLLNEPNTFSPANVDASVMYRKWRDSKGKDREYIEIIRKQVLATKADAERDGVKVPITLDEYCVRTQVPPTDDGSNLLYDDYYDDEELDGDDEDDNEDFCYDEDDSGTEDS, encoded by the exons ATGGCTCAGCATGGGCATCATGTAGCCAGTTCCCAAAAAGCACTAATGCTAGAGATGAAAAGTCTTCAAGACGAGCCGGTGGAAGGTTTCAAGATAACTTTGGTGGACGAGTCGGACATGTACAACTGGGAAGTGGCGATATTCGGACCCCCGAACACGCACTACGAGGGTGGTTATTTTAAG GCTCGGATCAAGTTCCCTGTCGACTACCCATACTCTCCACCTGCTTTCCGCTTCCTCACCAAAATGTGGCACCCCAACATCTATGAG AATGGGGATGTTTGTATTTCTATCTTGCACCCACCAGTGGACGACCCACAGAGCGGCGAGCTGCCTTCAGAGAGGTGGAACCCCACACAGAACGTCAG GACCATTCTGCTCAGTGTCATCTCTCTGCTGAACGAGCCCAACACCTTCTCCCCGGCCAACGTAGACGCATCTGTCATGTATCGCAAATGGAGAGACAGTAAAGGAAAGGACAGAGAATACATCGAGATCATCAG GAAGCAAGTGCTAGCTACCAAAGCTGATGCAGAGCGGGACGGCGTCAAAGTTCCCATCACACTGGACGAGTACTGCGTCCGCACCCAAGTCCCACCCACAGATGACGGCTCCAACCTCTTATATGATGACTACTATGATGACGAGGAGCTGGATGGCGACGACGAGGACGACAACGAAGACTTTTGTTATGACGAGGACGACTCTGGCACTGAGGACTCCTGA